One part of the Nitrosophilus kaiyonis genome encodes these proteins:
- a CDS encoding Hpt domain-containing protein, translated as MILYNSKKEMVAISIDTIDFLGFSSIEEMNEKIEDIADLFINKPGYIYNFKNFSWIDYVVLNHLKKPKVIIKTLTNEVETELIVKELLKIDNQGKMYCIDFKTLSEQKESFEKNEEIPFKGFEEEGFKESFETEIPEIEIKEEAPKPVEEITAETIKTEEPLSVNFDELSIEEPATKETTILDKALKEEKEIVKPLYDTKEVAKELGLDESLIKELLVEFIAQAYELQPQIEEALENEDYELAHNLIHKIKGAAANLRVNVANDILSNTSGINDKNILKEYMDQFYDFIEKLNAELMLFVEKPKIEKKEIQKEQPQIIEPQKPIYKIYNPNIASQELGLSEDIVIEFLKEYITQSLEFKKNFEDYIEKNDLENIKNLAHKLKGSATNLRIEKADEILTKILKSNDIQYLKTLIDNFYKLLDEIAKEFNFDIKPITKTEESLKKNEIEKVIQEASKDLGIEEDIYKEFLNEFIKDLEKIYMTENLETIKKIAKNLKSMSENLRLNKISEILNKITASSDNLEIEKQINELKNIINKLKDI; from the coding sequence TTGATACTATACAACTCTAAAAAAGAGATGGTAGCTATAAGTATAGATACAATAGATTTTTTAGGCTTTTCATCAATTGAAGAAATGAATGAAAAAATAGAAGATATTGCAGATCTTTTTATTAATAAGCCAGGATATATTTACAATTTTAAAAACTTTTCATGGATAGATTATGTAGTTTTAAATCATTTAAAAAAACCTAAAGTTATCATAAAAACATTAACTAATGAAGTAGAAACTGAACTGATTGTAAAAGAGCTGTTAAAAATTGATAACCAAGGAAAAATGTATTGTATTGATTTTAAAACCTTATCTGAGCAAAAAGAGAGTTTTGAAAAAAATGAAGAGATACCTTTTAAAGGTTTTGAAGAAGAAGGTTTCAAAGAGAGCTTTGAAACTGAAATCCCTGAAATAGAAATAAAAGAAGAGGCTCCAAAACCTGTAGAAGAGATAACTGCTGAAACAATCAAAACTGAAGAGCCTTTATCGGTTAATTTTGACGAATTAAGCATTGAGGAACCTGCTACTAAAGAGACAACAATATTAGATAAAGCATTAAAAGAAGAAAAAGAGATAGTAAAACCACTTTATGATACAAAAGAAGTAGCAAAAGAGTTAGGTTTAGATGAATCTCTTATCAAAGAACTTCTAGTAGAATTTATTGCTCAAGCTTATGAATTACAGCCACAAATAGAAGAGGCTCTTGAAAATGAAGATTATGAGTTAGCACATAATCTTATTCATAAAATAAAAGGAGCCGCTGCAAATTTAAGAGTTAATGTAGCAAATGATATTTTATCTAATACTTCCGGTATAAATGATAAAAATATTTTAAAAGAGTATATGGATCAATTTTATGATTTTATTGAAAAATTAAATGCTGAATTAATGCTCTTTGTTGAAAAACCAAAAATTGAGAAAAAAGAGATTCAAAAAGAGCAACCTCAAATAATTGAACCTCAAAAACCAATATATAAAATATACAATCCAAATATTGCATCACAAGAGCTTGGATTGTCTGAAGATATTGTTATTGAATTTTTAAAAGAGTATATAACACAGAGTTTAGAATTTAAGAAAAATTTTGAAGATTATATTGAAAAAAATGACTTAGAAAATATAAAAAATCTAGCCCACAAACTTAAAGGTTCAGCAACAAATCTTAGAATAGAAAAAGCTGATGAGATTTTAACAAAAATATTAAAATCAAATGATATTCAATATTTAAAAACATTAATAGACAATTTTTACAAACTTTTAGATGAAATTGCAAAAGAGTTTAATTTTGATATAAAACCTATAACTAAAACTGAAGAATCTTTGAAAAAAAATGAAATAGAAAAAGTAATCCAAGAAGCATCAAAAGATTTGGGTATTGAAGAAGATATATATAAAGAGTTTTTAAATGAATTTATTAAAGATCTAGAAAAAATCTATATGACAGAAAACCTTGAAACTATAAAAAAAATTGCTAAAAATTTAAAAAGTATGTCAGAAAATTTAAGATTAAATAAAATTAGTGAAATTTTAAATAAAATTACAGCATCATCCGATAATTTAGAAATAGAAAAGCAAATAAATGAACTTAAAAATATTATAAATAAATTAAAAGATATTTAA
- a CDS encoding tetratricopeptide repeat protein, with product MKKIILFIGIFSFVFGSNFSYAVKAYKQKDFKTAKEYFDKALIEDKANNANYFLGIMYLYGKGVKKDLGKAETYLKSAEAKGNVRAKCYLGEIYIIKYNNPIKAKKLLQNGIENGAYECNQIAKKYNINL from the coding sequence GTGAAAAAAATTATTTTGTTTATTGGAATTTTCTCCTTTGTTTTTGGATCAAATTTTAGTTATGCCGTAAAAGCATATAAACAAAAAGATTTCAAAACAGCAAAAGAGTATTTTGATAAAGCGTTAATTGAAGATAAAGCAAACAATGCAAACTATTTTTTGGGGATAATGTATCTCTATGGAAAAGGTGTAAAAAAAGACTTGGGTAAAGCAGAAACATATTTAAAAAGCGCGGAAGCAAAAGGAAATGTAAGAGCAAAATGCTATCTTGGAGAAATTTATATAATTAAATATAACAATCCAATAAAAGCAAAAAAGCTTTTACAAAATGGTATAGAAAATGGCGCATATGAGTGCAATCAAATTGCAAAAAAATATAACATAAATCTTTAA
- a CDS encoding nitrate- and nitrite sensing domain-containing protein, whose product MGLKGRLRLISLFPIILLFFLSGYFLYTSYDGYKKAEELKNRIALNDRLNEVITQIAKERGMTSIYIGSKGKLIKESLQKQRKVVNNAVNRLYSFLKQNPQYSKISKFYMTNLRELPNIRKKVDNLNIKFKDVFFTYYTDTINKSLIDEMSKIELYTIDPDITSLSSTIIQFIRSKEYSGVERGFISYILARYTPMSDEELKIWNQLIGKADSFINYALSVPDTKRKIDKIIKDEDSKEIFDEVSQTRVDIQRAINDGMYPVDPTLWFNLQTEKIDIILEAEKILKNDLNLKVEKIANIKFYTLIASAIVWILSILLAIVGYLLARDLTQNIKKLEAILKKVAESETIKQEKGDIESKINLDTTEGISAAYEILETALKKAEVAKESAEEASKAKSMFLANMSHEIRTPLNGIVGFTELLKNTELNEEQKEFVSIIEKSSENLLEIINSILDLSKIESNKIEIENIVFDPITEFENAIEVYAPKAAEKDINLALFVDPNMEKPLKGDPTKIKEVLINLVSNAIKFTETGGNVTVEIKKLGNIDGKAKVYFEVKDTGIGIPAEKKAQIFEAFSQADISVTRKYGGTGLGLTISSEFVKLMGGQLGLESEVGKGSKFFFTLELEEVPTLTESLKNKFEGLKVGFYVKDDQPKDQNEFIKEYLNFLGIKFNQFNDLTEMVDNHKKYDFCILDYDYIEDSNLKNFFVRSIPVALVSKISYKKRVETFTDKLMKILYEPVNYTKSKQLVQFYIGEYKKLKEKTSKPIDISKAKFKAKALVVEDNVINQKLIKKTLEDLGLNVDIANNGLEGFEKRKNGNYDIIFMDIQMPIMDGIEATHEILDYEQDYHQPHVPIVALTAHALKGDREKYLNEGLDEYITKPIVRDELVAILKKFLADKIVDSESETEIETKIETNQTTSSEMKEKEEKAFTSDILIGKKTLLESKLFKQLADSLGYSSEIANSFDDVINKLENNKYKLVFIDKESDGFDLEKIKNIKEKIDNETKFILFIDPNVEATDEEKNIFDEIHKNIINKEILKLIIEKYITKGVTV is encoded by the coding sequence ATGGGTTTAAAAGGAAGATTGAGACTGATTAGTTTATTTCCAATAATTTTACTGTTTTTCTTATCAGGTTATTTTCTTTACACATCATATGATGGATATAAAAAAGCTGAAGAGCTTAAAAATAGAATAGCTTTAAATGATAGATTAAATGAAGTTATAACGCAAATTGCGAAAGAGAGAGGTATGACCTCTATCTATATAGGAAGTAAAGGAAAACTTATAAAAGAGTCTTTGCAAAAGCAGAGAAAAGTTGTTAATAATGCTGTAAATAGATTATACTCATTTTTAAAACAAAACCCACAATATAGTAAAATTTCAAAATTTTATATGACTAATCTAAGAGAACTGCCAAATATTAGAAAAAAAGTTGATAATTTAAATATTAAATTTAAAGATGTTTTTTTTACATATTATACTGATACTATTAATAAATCTTTAATTGATGAAATGTCAAAAATTGAACTTTATACTATTGATCCAGATATTACTTCTCTATCTTCTACAATTATTCAATTTATTAGATCAAAAGAGTATTCTGGAGTCGAAAGAGGATTTATTTCATATATTCTTGCAAGATATACGCCTATGAGTGATGAAGAGCTTAAAATTTGGAACCAGCTTATTGGTAAGGCTGATAGTTTTATTAACTATGCGTTATCAGTACCAGATACTAAAAGAAAAATTGACAAAATTATAAAAGATGAAGACTCAAAAGAGATATTTGACGAAGTTTCTCAAACAAGGGTTGATATTCAAAGAGCCATAAATGATGGAATGTATCCTGTTGATCCTACATTATGGTTTAATCTTCAAACTGAAAAGATAGATATTATTTTAGAAGCAGAAAAAATACTGAAAAACGATCTTAATCTCAAAGTTGAAAAAATAGCAAATATAAAATTTTATACATTAATTGCTTCAGCAATTGTATGGATATTATCAATCCTACTTGCAATAGTTGGATATCTATTGGCAAGAGATTTGACTCAAAACATCAAAAAACTTGAAGCTATTTTGAAAAAAGTTGCTGAATCAGAAACAATTAAACAAGAAAAAGGAGATATTGAATCAAAAATCAATCTTGATACAACTGAAGGTATTAGTGCAGCATATGAGATTTTAGAAACTGCACTGAAAAAAGCCGAAGTTGCTAAAGAGTCTGCAGAAGAGGCAAGTAAAGCTAAAAGTATGTTTTTAGCTAATATGTCACATGAGATAAGAACACCACTAAATGGTATCGTTGGTTTTACAGAACTTCTTAAAAACACAGAATTAAATGAAGAGCAAAAAGAGTTTGTATCTATTATTGAGAAAAGTTCTGAAAACTTACTAGAAATTATTAACTCTATCTTGGATCTTTCAAAAATAGAAAGTAATAAAATTGAAATTGAGAACATTGTTTTTGACCCTATTACTGAATTTGAAAATGCTATAGAAGTTTATGCTCCAAAAGCTGCAGAAAAAGATATAAATTTAGCACTTTTTGTAGATCCAAATATGGAAAAACCTTTAAAAGGTGATCCTACAAAAATAAAAGAGGTTCTTATTAATCTTGTTAGTAACGCCATAAAATTTACAGAAACAGGTGGTAATGTAACTGTTGAGATTAAAAAACTTGGCAATATTGATGGAAAAGCAAAAGTATATTTTGAAGTTAAAGATACAGGTATAGGTATCCCAGCAGAAAAGAAAGCTCAAATATTTGAGGCTTTTAGTCAAGCAGATATTAGTGTAACTAGAAAATATGGTGGAACTGGACTTGGACTTACAATTTCAAGTGAATTTGTAAAACTTATGGGAGGACAGTTAGGACTTGAAAGTGAAGTTGGCAAAGGCTCAAAATTTTTCTTTACACTCGAACTTGAAGAGGTACCAACTTTAACTGAATCTCTAAAAAATAAATTTGAAGGCTTAAAAGTTGGTTTTTATGTAAAAGATGATCAACCAAAAGATCAAAATGAATTTATAAAAGAGTATTTAAACTTTTTAGGAATTAAATTTAATCAATTCAATGATTTAACAGAAATGGTTGATAATCATAAAAAATATGATTTTTGCATACTTGATTATGATTATATTGAAGATAGCAATCTAAAAAATTTCTTTGTTAGAAGTATTCCAGTGGCTCTTGTTTCAAAAATTTCTTATAAAAAAAGAGTAGAAACATTTACAGATAAATTGATGAAAATATTGTATGAGCCTGTTAATTATACAAAATCTAAGCAACTAGTACAGTTTTATATCGGCGAATATAAAAAATTAAAAGAAAAAACTTCCAAACCAATTGACATTTCAAAAGCAAAATTTAAAGCTAAAGCTCTTGTTGTAGAAGATAATGTAATAAATCAAAAGCTTATTAAAAAGACACTAGAAGATTTAGGATTAAATGTTGATATCGCAAATAATGGATTAGAGGGATTTGAAAAGAGAAAAAATGGCAATTATGATATTATTTTTATGGATATTCAAATGCCGATAATGGATGGTATTGAGGCAACACATGAGATTTTAGATTATGAACAAGATTATCATCAACCTCATGTTCCAATTGTAGCTTTAACTGCTCATGCATTAAAAGGCGATAGAGAAAAATATTTAAATGAAGGGCTTGATGAATATATTACCAAACCAATTGTTAGAGATGAACTTGTAGCAATTCTTAAAAAATTTCTTGCTGATAAAATTGTTGATAGTGAGAGCGAAACAGAAATTGAAACTAAAATAGAAACTAATCAAACAACATCATCAGAAATGAAAGAAAAGGAAGAAAAAGCGTTTACTAGCGATATTTTGATTGGTAAAAAAACTTTGCTTGAATCAAAACTTTTCAAACAGCTTGCAGACTCTTTAGGATATTCATCAGAAATAGCAAATAGTTTTGATGATGTTATCAATAAGCTTGAAAACAATAAATATAAACTTGTTTTTATTGATAAGGAGAGTGATGGATTTGATTTAGAAAAAATAAAAAATATAAAAGAAAAAATAGATAATGAAACAAAATTTATTCTTTTTATTGATCCAAATGTAGAAGCAACTGATGAAGAAAAAAACATATTTGACGAAATACATAAAAATATTATCAATAAAGAGATTTTAAAACTTATCATAGAAAAATATATAACTAAAGGTGTAACCGTATGA
- the hpf gene encoding ribosome hibernation-promoting factor, HPF/YfiA family, which translates to MDYVHIYGKSFDLTDTIKDYINKAIESLKKYNLDITGVNVTVSADERKGWKGYTVEFDIHLAKKGNVIIKQRDKDVYAAIDLALNRASKVLRRYADKVKSHKNISLEEIMAAPMLEEEIQEALKYSEEVVPHNLDIDKPVEIEEAIEYLKNSDKYFIVFEDRDGKIRVLYKRTDGRFGLY; encoded by the coding sequence ATGGATTATGTTCACATTTATGGAAAATCATTTGATTTAACTGATACCATAAAAGATTATATAAACAAGGCAATAGAAAGCCTTAAAAAATATAACCTTGATATAACTGGAGTTAATGTAACTGTTTCTGCAGACGAGAGAAAAGGTTGGAAAGGTTATACAGTAGAATTTGATATTCATTTAGCAAAAAAAGGAAATGTCATTATAAAACAAAGAGATAAAGATGTATATGCTGCTATAGATTTAGCTCTTAATAGAGCAAGTAAAGTTCTTAGAAGATATGCTGATAAAGTTAAAAGTCATAAAAATATCTCTTTAGAAGAGATTATGGCAGCTCCTATGCTAGAAGAAGAGATTCAAGAAGCTTTAAAATATAGTGAAGAGGTAGTTCCTCACAATCTTGATATAGACAAACCAGTAGAAATTGAAGAAGCGATAGAATATCTTAAAAATAGTGATAAATATTTTATAGTTTTTGAAGATAGAGATGGAAAAATTAGAGTTCTTTATAAAAGAACTGATGGAAGATTTGGACTTTATTAA
- the lon gene encoding endopeptidase La, with protein MKLSDYKEFPTTLPIIVEDELFLYPFMISPIFLSDEENILAAQKALEENSLILVCPSKEGKEGDRDFESIYPAGVIGSIMRKVTLPDGRIKILFQGLARGKILENAGEHPLRAVVDIIESKPFNEIKVEALLEVLREKIRTLATISTQFPQDLVKTIEENHEPNRIADLVSSSIKLKKSDAYELFTEPDIEKRIMLLIDFVTEEIEQSKLQREIKSKVHSRLEKINKEYFLKEQLKQIQKELGVDTQREEEIEEYRKKLEKLKPFMSEEAFKEVKKQIDRFSRMHPDSAEATVIQTYLDWVLEIPFGKYSKKKLNIFDVKRELDKDHYGLKKPKERIVEYFAVKELMELRGIKKEKGSGAILCFAGPPGIGKTSLANSIATALKRPLVRIALGGLEDVSELRGHRRTYIGAMPGRIVQGLIEAKEMDPVMVLDEIDKVGRSFKGDPTSVLLEILDPEQNTHFRDYYLNFSIDLSNVIFIATANDISYIPAPLRDRMEFIFLSSYTPNEKFEIAKRYLIPQELKKHGLKRSELNITPKALEEIIEKYTREAGVRNLRRRIADIVRKAAKELLENPEIKKISVTAKNLKRYLEKPIFEIELAEEEPQVGIVNGLAWTAVGGDVLKIEAIKIKGKGSLQLTGSLGDVMKESARIAYSVVKVLIDKKVIKIDQNVIPKTVKEIEEKIAVDPSEVYRRYDIHLHIPEGATPKDGPSAGITMATAIASILSEKKVRSEVAMTGELTLSGKVLPIGGLKEKLIAAYKAGVKKVLIPQKNYERDLDDMPKEVIGSLKIVPVKKIDEVLKEAIIWK; from the coding sequence ATGAAACTTAGCGATTATAAAGAGTTTCCAACGACATTGCCGATAATAGTAGAAGATGAACTATTTTTATATCCATTTATGATATCTCCAATATTTTTAAGTGATGAAGAAAATATTTTAGCGGCTCAAAAAGCTTTAGAAGAAAATTCATTAATATTGGTATGTCCTTCAAAAGAGGGTAAAGAGGGGGATAGAGATTTTGAATCAATCTATCCAGCCGGAGTAATTGGCTCTATTATGAGAAAGGTAACTTTGCCAGATGGAAGGATAAAAATACTGTTTCAAGGCTTAGCAAGAGGTAAAATTTTAGAAAATGCAGGTGAGCATCCACTAAGAGCAGTTGTGGATATAATCGAATCCAAGCCATTTAATGAGATAAAAGTTGAAGCTCTTTTAGAGGTATTAAGAGAGAAAATAAGAACACTTGCAACAATAAGCACTCAATTTCCACAAGACCTTGTAAAAACAATTGAAGAAAATCATGAACCAAATAGAATTGCTGATTTAGTTAGCAGTTCTATAAAGCTTAAAAAAAGCGATGCATATGAACTTTTTACAGAACCTGATATAGAAAAAAGAATAATGCTTCTAATAGACTTTGTAACTGAAGAGATTGAGCAGAGTAAGCTACAAAGAGAGATAAAAAGTAAAGTTCATAGCAGACTTGAAAAAATAAATAAAGAGTATTTTTTAAAAGAGCAGTTAAAGCAGATACAAAAAGAGTTAGGAGTTGATACACAAAGAGAAGAGGAGATTGAAGAGTATCGCAAAAAACTTGAAAAATTAAAGCCTTTTATGAGCGAGGAGGCTTTCAAAGAGGTTAAAAAGCAGATCGATAGATTTTCGCGTATGCATCCAGATAGCGCTGAAGCAACAGTTATACAAACTTATCTAGATTGGGTATTGGAGATTCCTTTTGGAAAATATTCAAAGAAAAAGCTAAATATTTTTGATGTAAAAAGAGAGCTCGATAAAGACCATTACGGATTAAAAAAACCAAAAGAGAGAATTGTTGAATATTTTGCTGTTAAAGAGCTAATGGAGTTAAGAGGGATAAAAAAAGAAAAAGGAAGTGGAGCGATTTTATGTTTTGCAGGACCTCCAGGAATAGGAAAAACTTCACTTGCAAACTCAATAGCAACAGCTCTAAAGAGACCTCTTGTTAGGATTGCTTTAGGTGGGCTTGAAGATGTTAGCGAATTAAGAGGTCATAGAAGAACATATATAGGGGCAATGCCAGGTAGAATTGTACAGGGCTTAATTGAAGCAAAAGAGATGGATCCTGTTATGGTATTAGATGAGATAGATAAAGTTGGAAGAAGCTTTAAAGGGGATCCAACATCTGTTCTTTTAGAGATATTGGACCCTGAACAAAATACACATTTTAGAGATTATTATCTAAATTTTAGTATTGATTTGAGTAATGTTATATTTATAGCTACTGCAAATGATATAAGCTATATTCCAGCTCCTTTAAGAGATAGAATGGAGTTTATATTTTTAAGCAGTTATACGCCAAATGAGAAATTTGAAATAGCAAAAAGATATCTTATTCCTCAAGAACTAAAAAAACATGGACTTAAAAGAAGCGAGTTAAATATTACTCCTAAGGCTCTTGAGGAGATAATAGAAAAATATACAAGAGAAGCCGGAGTTAGAAATCTTAGAAGAAGAATTGCTGATATTGTAAGAAAAGCAGCCAAAGAGCTTTTGGAAAATCCTGAAATTAAAAAAATCTCAGTTACTGCAAAAAATTTGAAAAGATATTTAGAAAAACCAATTTTTGAGATAGAACTTGCAGAAGAAGAGCCTCAAGTAGGTATTGTAAATGGGCTTGCTTGGACAGCAGTTGGTGGAGATGTTTTAAAAATTGAAGCTATAAAGATAAAAGGAAAAGGATCACTGCAACTTACAGGCAGTCTTGGGGATGTAATGAAAGAGTCTGCAAGAATTGCATATAGTGTAGTAAAAGTATTAATAGATAAAAAAGTTATAAAAATTGATCAAAATGTGATTCCAAAAACAGTAAAAGAGATAGAAGAAAAAATAGCTGTTGATCCTAGTGAAGTATATAGAAGATACGATATACATCTTCATATTCCTGAAGGTGCTACTCCAAAAGATGGACCAAGTGCTGGTATAACGATGGCAACAGCAATTGCTTCAATACTTTCAGAAAAAAAGGTTAGAAGTGAAGTTGCTATGACAGGAGAGCTTACATTAAGCGGAAAAGTTTTGCCAATAGGTGGATTGAAAGAAAAACTCATTGCAGCATATAAAGCTGGAGTAAAAAAAGTTTTAATTCCACAGAAAAACTATGAAAGAGATTTAGATGATATGCCAAAAGAAGTTATAGGTTCTTTGAAAATTGTTCCTGTTAAAAAGATAGATGAAGTTTTAAAAGAAGCAATTATTTGGAAATAA
- a CDS encoding outer membrane protein assembly factor BamD, with protein sequence MRKLGIFLMIIFIVMISGCSSKKETEYNKPAIYWYEKIIKSVSSSNLDRADEYFTSLESEHISSPLIPEAMLILAQAHMDNEEYLMASFYLDEYIKRYSTAKKREFAEYLKIKSSFLGFKNINRDQKLLNDTIQNALNYKKMYPNSEFIPLVDTILTKLYMTEYILNKNIMLLYQRRDKPKAAKIYEEKLKKSWLNETEIIKPENWYDVLIEW encoded by the coding sequence ATGAGAAAATTAGGTATATTTTTAATGATAATATTTATTGTTATGATAAGTGGATGTTCATCAAAAAAAGAGACAGAATATAATAAACCTGCTATATATTGGTATGAAAAGATTATAAAATCTGTAAGTAGTAGCAATTTAGATAGAGCAGATGAGTATTTTACATCTTTAGAGAGCGAACATATAAGCTCACCTCTGATTCCAGAAGCTATGCTAATTTTGGCTCAAGCTCATATGGATAATGAAGAGTATTTAATGGCATCTTTTTATCTTGATGAGTATATAAAAAGATATTCAACCGCAAAGAAAAGAGAATTTGCTGAATATCTTAAAATAAAGTCATCATTTTTGGGATTTAAAAATATAAATAGAGATCAAAAACTCTTAAATGATACTATACAAAATGCACTAAATTATAAAAAAATGTATCCAAATTCAGAATTTATCCCTTTAGTGGATACAATTTTGACAAAACTTTATATGACTGAATATATTTTAAATAAAAATATTATGCTTTTATATCAAAGAAGGGATAAACCAAAAGCTGCAAAAATATATGAAGAAAAATTAAAAAAATCTTGGCTTAATGAGACAGAGATTATAAAACCAGAAAACTGGTATGATGTTTTAATTGAATGGTAA
- a CDS encoding pyrroline-5-carboxylate reductase, whose product MKKEISIIGTGKMAFALIDGLKNSFDIEVVGRDEEKLENLKIAGFKTTNLKDFNSLNKIVILAVKPYAIEDISKYFKNEVDILISVLAGVTIERLKKYIKAKSYLRAMPNLSAIYQKSMTTLTGDEKVKIESIKIFENIGEVLWATSEKELDIATAIAGSGPAFLALVAESLMDGGVKCGLSRQNSKKLVEGLFDGFSPLLKNRHPALLKDEVMSPAGTTAEGIAALEEKGIRDAFIKAVQKAFEKTQK is encoded by the coding sequence ATGAAAAAAGAAATTTCTATTATCGGTACTGGAAAAATGGCATTTGCTTTGATAGATGGATTGAAAAATAGCTTTGATATTGAAGTTGTTGGAAGAGATGAAGAAAAACTTGAAAATCTTAAAATTGCTGGATTTAAGACAACAAATTTAAAAGATTTCAACTCTCTAAATAAAATAGTAATATTAGCCGTTAAACCTTATGCTATTGAAGATATAAGCAAATATTTCAAAAATGAAGTAGATATTTTGATTTCTGTATTAGCCGGAGTTACTATAGAGAGATTAAAAAAATATATAAAAGCAAAAAGTTATCTAAGAGCTATGCCAAATCTTTCAGCAATCTATCAAAAATCCATGACTACACTCACAGGAGATGAAAAAGTAAAAATAGAAAGCATTAAAATATTTGAAAATATTGGCGAAGTTTTATGGGCGACAAGTGAAAAAGAGCTCGACATTGCTACTGCAATAGCAGGAAGCGGCCCAGCTTTTTTGGCTTTAGTTGCTGAAAGCTTAATGGATGGCGGGGTAAAATGTGGCCTTTCAAGACAAAATTCAAAAAAATTAGTCGAAGGCCTCTTTGATGGATTTAGCCCTCTTTTAAAAAATCGCCATCCAGCACTTTTAAAAGATGAAGTTATGAGCCCAGCTGGTACTACTGCTGAAGGTATAGCTGCACTGGAAGAAAAGGGGATAAGAGATGCTTTTATAAAAGCGGTTCAAAAAGCTTTTGAGAAAACACAAAAATAG
- a CDS encoding response regulator, protein MKKIKVLAVDDDFINLKLLKTMLLKNGMVDEVIEAKNGVEAIEILKNRKDIDLILLDIIMPVMNGIEMLKIIKSDESLKDIPVIVLSTDETKRTEALDNGANDFINKPIRENILTEKIKTYAFL, encoded by the coding sequence ATGAAAAAAATAAAAGTTCTTGCTGTTGATGATGATTTTATAAACTTAAAACTTCTAAAAACAATGCTATTGAAAAATGGAATGGTAGATGAAGTAATAGAGGCAAAAAATGGAGTAGAGGCAATAGAAATTTTAAAAAATAGAAAAGATATTGATCTGATTTTATTAGATATAATTATGCCAGTTATGAATGGTATAGAAATGCTAAAAATAATAAAAAGTGACGAATCATTGAAAGATATTCCAGTCATTGTTTTAAGTACTGATGAGACAAAAAGAACCGAAGCTTTAGATAATGGAGCTAATGATTTTATAAATAAACCTATTAGAGAGAATATATTAACTGAAAAGATAAAAACTTACGCCTTTTTATAA
- a CDS encoding type II secretion system protein yields MKKAFTLIELIFVIVILSIIGVISAQIITKIYEQYIMTRAINELETKTELTLTQIAKRLSYRIKPSVIARDLENKQDIKPLNDANSSYEILEWIGYDNDSFRGSWSSIDSNSSIYYPGWSGFIDLDSNETNKTQIKTLGSKLSIARDIIYEKTNHLIDLNSSNNGCAIIFRTLPIDFDVINSYGWNKGYDGNTSQAKDIYTAHAISDDVLAFDGTNKDTNKTVFEQYYLTYSAYAIVPDKNNHSLTFYYDYRPWLGETYINGKESLLLDNVSTFKFKQVDQVIRMKLCVYKIITNDFNISFCKEKVIY; encoded by the coding sequence GTGAAAAAGGCATTTACATTAATAGAATTAATCTTTGTCATAGTAATTCTTTCTATCATAGGAGTAATAAGTGCTCAAATAATAACAAAAATTTATGAACAATATATTATGACAAGAGCTATAAATGAGCTTGAAACAAAAACTGAATTGACTCTAACACAGATAGCAAAAAGATTATCATATAGAATTAAACCATCTGTTATTGCAAGAGATTTAGAAAATAAACAAGATATCAAGCCATTAAATGATGCAAATAGCAGTTATGAAATCCTTGAATGGATAGGCTATGATAACGATAGCTTTAGAGGTTCTTGGAGTAGTATAGATTCTAATAGTAGTATATATTATCCTGGATGGAGCGGTTTTATAGATCTTGATAGTAATGAAACAAATAAAACTCAGATAAAAACACTAGGAAGTAAACTATCAATAGCAAGAGATATAATATATGAAAAAACTAATCATTTAATTGATTTAAATAGTTCTAATAATGGATGTGCAATAATTTTTAGAACACTCCCTATCGATTTTGATGTTATAAATAGCTATGGATGGAATAAAGGTTATGATGGTAACACTTCACAGGCAAAAGATATATATACTGCACATGCAATTTCTGATGATGTTTTAGCATTTGATGGAACTAATAAAGATACAAATAAAACTGTTTTTGAACAATACTATTTAACATATTCTGCATATGCAATTGTTCCAGATAAAAATAATCATTCTCTTACTTTTTATTATGATTACAGGCCATGGCTTGGGGAAACCTATATTAATGGTAAAGAGAGCCTTCTTCTAGATAATGTATCTACATTCAAATTTAAACAAGTGGATCAAGTTATAAGAATGAAACTTTGTGTTTATAAAATAATTACAAATGATTTTAATATATCTTTTTGCAAAGAGAAAGTGATATACTGA